The segment taagcaaccagacagcacaattaaactaaactaaactaatctagccaactaaaagaaagcaataacgaaacttttactttaggataaataaaacaaaaagaaactttatttacacacacaaataaatcaataataaaatataacatatagaGCTACACTAGcactacaactgaactcagcaactaactaaaaccctctaaatctacaaacactaacagactaaacaaaccaactatctaactattactaccctagacctaagcttagaattaataaaatataacaaaaaaaggtaCAGGGAGGCGATGGCAGACTAATGGCAGTCTAATGGCAGACTAATGGCAGGCAGTAGACTAGCAACAGCAGTACTGCAGTAAGGATAgcaggcggtcccagctgaaattaCACCACACACAATTAACTCTACACCGGCACTACTGTCggcactgaccactggtcaagacaaaaAAGAGGGCTCAACGTGGTTCCGGAGCTAGCTATAACTGGTCAGCGCGAACATATCGGAGAGCATGACGTCACGCTAATTACCTAAAACTAAACTGGACTACTGATTTCCCTAATTTGTACCTAGCCGTACgctataataaaatctagaaaattactaaagacacggactacacaacattatataccaaattaaacaGCATAAAAAAGAGAACCTTAAAATTTAatcttacaaaaatacaaaaaggaagaagaaagacATTTATGTTCTAAACTCGTACAGGGACCCTATACAGCTTCTAGACTTACACTTAGactgaaattagaaaataactaCTAACCTAACCTAAGCGCTAAAGACAAAAATACGTAGAACTAATCAGGGACAAAGAAATGGAAACAGTGCCAACAACTCTAAGGctagttaactatttttaaaactacttttcctctacgagtaaaacacaaataacagaaaaagactaaaactagcagaagttataaatagcggaaactacaaacacacagcactgacctatgcaagaagaaaagacactaaattaaattattctagcctggcctatataaagtaaatagatcgaaatacagataaaaatagataacaaatAGACCTGGGGTCGCACGCTCacacttggaatggatggttttgaggtcatacgataaGAATGTGtcggcattggcatcgtattggtttcaaaatcaaccacgcaggaaaagaaaaaaaaacaattaaactaCGAatagatggttttgaggtcatacgatgagaatgtgtcggcattggcatcgtattggtttcaaaatcaaccacggcaggaaaagaaaaaaaaaacaattaaactacgaatggatggttttgaggtcatacgatgagaatgtgtcggcattggcatcgtattggtttctaAATCAACCACTGCCGGAATTCGATttcggaataatttaaatcggcaCTTGCTGAACCTCccagaaaacatttaacatctatatttaatttattattgataaaaattgtttagtatGGGAAACGAACCCAGGACTTGTGTGTAATTAGCGAGACACTCAACAAccagttttttaaatctgtgcagcattttttttttcgaaataaaTGATTCAGTTTTATGTCTTTTATACAACCTAGATATACATATGTCTAAAATGTTGGTTATAGAAtgtactttatttcttttttattctgaAATCAAATCTGAGTTAGTGATTTGCCAATTTTTACTCTATGGCCTCATGACCAATCAACCCGCTGTCACGCGCCCCCACCCCCATCCCACCCTCGAGGTGCTGTCGGCGATAACGTTTAGGAGCTTATCGTGTAGGACAAAAGGTTGGTTGCCACCTACAGCTATCCAGTTCCTCCTGCCCgagggagaaggaaaactcagaattcaaacctctgctgcctttagataaatatgatttttagaTCAAGACATACTTGATATGAAATACAGTcgtttgtcggcgctattttaaaGACAGCATTATGTCAGCGCTACTTTGTCATACGAAATTTTGGCATGTAACTCAATTTCAGTTAGGCCtatgtgtgcttctaaaaaCATGATTAATTCTAGGCCGtgctatttattattcaagtcTCTTCTTGTGCGTCCATCCTAGGTATGAGGGTGAAGAGAATCACATAATGTTGCTGTCTCTTTGTTTAGTCTAAAACTATAAAATCATATAGGTAATGTTCACGTCGGATCTATTCAGACAAGAGTTAGCAGGCAGGATCTTTTGCTTTGATTGTAAATTATCgcagcagggccggatttaagggaaggCAGAATAGAGACTCTTTGAATAGAAGTCTCGACGACCATTTTCCCTGTAAATAAACGTTTAGACGATTTACTAAAGCGATATCCAGTTCTTTTAAGAGCGTCTGAAAAGCTGTGCAGACTGGCATGTGTGTTATAACTCTTGATTGGAGCATAACAAGTAATCAAATGTGATAGCAGCCTGGGTGATAGCAAAATTAGAGTATGAATTAGACATATTAAGGGACCATAAAGACAGAACGGCTCGAGTTAAATAggagatggcataaacacggATTGGTGTTGGATCGATTTAATGTTGAAAATCAAGTGCTTGTGCTTTTTTttgactgaattagagacaaTATTATAAGGGCTCATTCTTAAAAGCAtgggataaaacgatattattaattaatatctatttattataagaTACATTTGAAAGTAGTCCTGATATGTAAGTATGTGGTTTAAATATTGAACTATTAGTGTTatgttaaatttaatttatgtgACGGCCAGAGACGGTAGATCTATTCGGCGCAAACACTGCCTGCGacacaagtaaatatcggtATCACACTAGTAGGCTACTGAGCAGACTATGACTTTGGACTCCAGGATCCGTacaggagagagacagagacagataaAGTCCACAGTAGCCAAGTATTAATGTCTTAGTAATTGCTATATTCTAGTTTTTAAATCACATAGGTTAAAGaaaacactttataatattattattactatttttttttgtaataacttaagtgaggcattTCAAGGAGGCACacacatgtttatttacacgacatcacaggtacacaaaacaacatctttcttaggcacaatcttttcacttcggctctcaacttgagcggaaatcgttctcctgtcttcctaatgttgacatccttctcagtctagttcaTTACAGTGCGtaccttctagcttagatggcggtgcgcatggcagagttataacaatattatagacCCTACTGTCGTGTGATACGTAGGCTAACGtgatatattaataaacatcaacttacttctttttaattatgttcaatGTTGTTTGGTTAACTCCTAGTTCTCTATCATTAtatcaatttcaaatacaaatttgtAACCGGATTCGGAGatgataattaataaaattattgactATTGTGCTTCTTTAGTTTATCGTCATTTCTGATCTTAGTTTTATACATTGGTATATTTTAAAGTAGTAAGAACCACtctaaccatggaactatactaatggaacaacagctcctagtttttactaggggagtgccgtcgcgcatcttttttcgcgcatggtgcaatatggaggatgcaaaagaagaaatttactcctccagtcacttggactgaccttcaatgagagtaaaactttcctacgctttattttattagatctataaaaacttcatccattttctcacaatgttttgtgatttataaaattttcctgaataagggatcgtcacaaaagttatttttttaaggccaccccattaaaatagctgttttcagtactttcacatttgggtattttacacaaaatctggattttttttatgtacatcaAATCATTATTATCTGTCCCGCGTAACCaaatcctccacttttcccggtcaccaatgttcttaacaagatatcaagagagagaggctggtccattatttgcgtagtccagccagcttttcttctgacaacccttttttcgtttattctcttgaaggattttttttaaagttagtcttacaaattacaattccaaaccaactcatgcagttatcgtcttttcacagtattggaGAGTCATCCTTTTTGACAGCCAGAatgttaattggcaaaagtaaaaaattcattagtttaattattttagtaaatattcataactatatcttttatataataatatattttttaaataataatatcttttatatagacatgctttaatagatctaataaatgattaacgcggacctaccaatatgggtatatttATACTTAAATCTAGGTACCGGATTTTAAGTTTCGAATGCGCGTTTTTTAAAAACCGAAACATAAGCCTATCTACAGATCTCTATACcggtatctagatctagatccacaaCACCTAGACTTTTGTCTAGATCTTTTTCAAGATTAAAGTAAACATAACTcatagatctatagtcataagatccactctattttctctaaatctagaccatacatgagatcaatatgaatatttatagatctattcacttatatagtctagatctattgatcatctaaaatagtaggcctataatctATCTACTTCACTTTTACAtcactatctagatctagtaataatagtaactatatatgaaaaggggggggggaggctacTAATAAGAATTGTAATCGTTCAttaatctataatctagatatagGACTATATCTTGTATATTGTATTTGATCTATCTGATCTACTGAAATcgagatatatagatctagattcattaATAGTAGGCTACCGGCAACATCTATCCACAAATTGGTGACTAATAAATTGGTCTAGTTTACTAAATAATGTAGGCTATATCTAGTTTTAgatttctagaatctagttcaGATCTAAACATATAATATACACTATTTAGAAAtatgataatatatttaaatatatatatagctcctccttcgtgattgaaatgagcacatttctcaaaTCCTATGTACCTGAAGATGACTGCAGAGTCCAATAATCGCATTAAAAAGCCGGCctcatacgtggcatgggtagggttggtcagttgcagataggcctgcttcttttctcagcttcttgttggttcggcgctctttcgccctagccactcttcttgcttccaatattgagactccgagactcacagcttcgcGTCATGatgagcgatcgagagctagtgcttcccagatGTGAATGTCGATATGGcactccttgaaggagctctcgaatatatatttaatatatactaataataGATGCCATGATTATGTCTATGATGTTTTAAAGTAGACTATTGCTACTGCCTACTCCATTCCATTAATTATACATACATGacatttttaatcattttagaATGTGTCAATTTATACCGGCATGCCCAAAAAATCtgtattaattatttgttatagGGGATTGTTTTGAATAGTCAgaacaacttttattttaatagaatgctcagagcgctaaATGGTCCAATCTGATTTGTATACCAGTGGGGTGTCTATGAAAAGGTtgttccatgctgcctttagggtGCACTGTTGAAAACCTGCATACTCTTGAATTAATGCTTAATCAATACATGTAAATCTAAGTTCGATTCCAGGCTGaataaatttgaatatttgttttgCCTTATTTAAGATATTATTCATATCACTTTGTGTGCTTTATCCACTGatatttttcctggcaacacTTCATGTCTGATACCGGTGTAGGCCTAGTCTACCAATTTGATATATGTACAAAAATTGCTTTTACTGTTTCAGTTATTAAGGTGCATATAAATGGCAACCAGTTCTAATGATGTGCCAGAATGGCTTGTTGATCATAATTATGCATATACACCTACTCTATTtgaagaatttgaaaatatcGATATAGATTCAATTTTTGACGGACAGGTAATTTAAACAATTCAAAaatttactttataaataaaaaaaaaattgccaacaGCAGTGGCGTGGATAGGCTGGGTGGGGAGTTAATAATCTGAAAATCCCCCCAGGCCATCACTTGAGGGGGACCCCCAAATAAGTGTTTTTAccttaaatattatgcaaaaatgaaggtcaagcccccaaatgatggaaaattcctagctacgcccctggtcaACAGTATTTTAGTTCAAACGATAAATTTATATATCAGTATTTCAAGTTGTAAATAATGGTCATGCAAACAATTTAGCACTATATTTATGTAATACTTAGTGTACATTTAGAATTCTATAGTAATAAAAACACCAATTATTTAAATTGTGCTATGATAAATATtatgctttattattttttagattatctaaatgatctaattataatattcgttttgtatttttctgtcTCTAGGACAACAATGAGACAGGAGCAGATTTAAAGCAAGAATGTGCAATAAAAACGAATCCAGCTACAGTTAGTAAGGTGAGATTTAATATTTGACACCATTAGTACTATACATTTTGTGTATCAACAAATAAAATTTGTGTACTTCTTGCTCAAGAAATATATACagagcctatatatatatattataatgtttGGGATGGAAGTTATCAATGTAATTCTGTATTTATAAAACTCTAGCTCTCATTTACCTTTCATGGATTCATAATATATTTGCTTttgtattcatttaaaaaatgtttgatatgAATTTATTTAGCTTAAAAAAGACGcgtgatgcgtaggacgtaatcatcttcttttttaaagtaacgtctgtattatataagataagatattaacCAATATGCCAAATTTATCATTTCAGTTTTCCCTGGATATGCAAAAAGATGCATGTGCAAAAATAATGAAAGATAATTGCTTCCCAGAAAGTAGTCGCTTATTAATTGCATCTCTTCAAGGTAAGAATAATGAGGTAAAATTGTAAATATAATTGTTTGAGATTTgtgcacatcggcacaatttatgccatgtcgtgcctgtaatcattcaaggattactctccctttatatcacaagggctaaattccatacagttaaattattaaaagcaaggtctaatcacagttaaaatagtaaagttagtaaaaatgtaataatgtagtaaaaaatttttgtaaatattatatgttcacaatttcacaaatcaaatcttcATAGACAACCcaacctcccggacaaagcccagaaCCTTCCCAGGgttgaattttaaatttatttttatataaatgaaacGTATATCTAATTAACTAAATACCTGTCTTCATTTATAGTAATAATTGTAACTAAGAACCAATGCCTGCACATTTTAGGTAGAGATATTTTAAGAATGACAACTTGATAattacataatattttttttttacatagataaCATGCTGTTACATGAAAAACTGAGATTCCTGGAGTCCTGCTTAGTGCCAACAAGTAGATCACTACAAGTTGCGAAAGAAAAGTCATGGACTAATTTCAACAAGTTGTATACTATAAATGCTATTAATATTTATCCATTTATCCAGCCACAAGGTTTGGCTTTCATTTATTGTCTAAACCTGTTTGAAATTATAGTAGATAACTATTATGCTGAGCCCACAACAATAAAACAGGCTGAAAAAAGTTTggacataaaatacaaagataaagacattttaaactatattGGGGGGTGCATTCTATTTAGAATAAAAAGTCAAGTGGGCAGGgtcaatgaaaatgatataaaaaaacatagtAAATTAAGTATACTAAATTCCCTTATTGAAACTAATTTAGAAGGAAGTGAAAGTTGTTCCCTCACAAGTGTTCTTAACAGAGGCAGCCTTATTCATATTAGATCTGAgttaagtacatttttttttgaaatagaatcaatttttcaaactattttCCCCAAACCTGTTGAATCATCTTTCAGTTTTGAGAAGTTTCTAAAAATGTGTGTAGATAATCTAGAGATTGTAAAATGCTATTTTGATTCATGCAAACAATCACTAGCTGAACATTcagaaaaaatgtttattttaacactaattttaaaagttttcttcAAGATTAGGGTTCACAGAAAGggcaaattatttttagataattatagaaatcaaaaacaaatatcatCCAAAGAAAAGGGTTTGAGGAAAAGGCTAAAGCAAGTGAACACAAATAAACTAGAATGATGAAATgtgtttttcaatatttttatccTGATGCTAGATGTATATTATTGAactattaaatttatcacactgaattatttttcatttttaaaatttttaatatatagtGTCCCCAATGgtggacaatggctttgtctgcatcaaacGTGGGAAAATATAAAGTTTGCAATTGGGCTTGcaaaatgatgtgaaacacaTCAGTCATCCTTAATCTATGAATAAaatacattgccattattattgaTGAATGAGATTATATATACAAGTTATATTTGGCTAATCCTATTTtttggcttgttttttttttttgtggttgaAAACATGCTTCATATTGATTCATAGTTATGTAAGtcatctctatatatattttctttgttcaaTTAATTGTAATCATCTGCAAATGGTACAAATTTAGTTCTTGACCTAATTCTTACAGACCTAATGTTTTCACACtacgtttgttttttatttttagacaagCAAGTGTTATTCAAATAAGTTATTGTTTCAATGTAacaatttgtaaattaaaactCTAAATGTCATCGTTACTTTTGGTGTCTAAAACggattgtttaaagtatcatgTATGCCATTGGATAAATTTAGTCTGTACTTCATTAATGTGATGTACTTAGTTGTCTGTCATGTTGCAACGTAAATTAGAactgacattaaataaataaatgaatgggCTATGAATAGTGACACTTTAAAACTGATTAATTGTtgtattaaaattgtttaaagttaaatTCTCAGTgtgctattaattttttttttataaaaagtatgttGATTAACAAATGATGAACAGATATTATTTAACAAATTCAGAATTCAaccaaaaaaattcaaaatacattttgatcaggAAAAATAGACATTAGTGttattcaataattattttttttattacttttattacaaGAGAATTTAAAACTGTATGTTATTTAAGTCAATACCTTTAATTTATGGAAATGGCACAAAACAAAGCCATAGTTAATAACATTGATCTGAACTCAACCTTTATGTTCTTAATTTTAAGAAGCAGTATAACTATAATAATGTGAaacgcacacacaaaaattatgaGATAAAAGTACATTAAAAATCAATCAtgctgtgtgtgtgcatttctgACAAATGtgtatgaaaataaatatatactgtTATGTGTAACGCTTAATGCAGCTTGTAATTTACTAAATCAACCTATCAAATTACACttaattaaaaagttatttaatttaaatcagacttgtccatttttcttttcttttttagtggACTGTAACTTAAATGTGGTGGGATTGGACATTTCCCCGTGGCTGAAAAGCCAGTGTTAAATTTCTTTGAAGCCTAAGTTTGTTTTCTTGGTAACCAAAACTCCACAGATTCGGATTTTCATTTGTGTGGCCTAAACACCTATGCCTACCAAAATGTTCTTCAAGAGGATCTTGGCAAAATCTGTTGCTAAGTACATATTTTACACCATTTTGTAATAGATATCTAGTAGCTTCAGTAAAGGCATTAACAGTCATCACAAGACCCTTGTAACTTTGATGActcaaaaacattttatttctttgacttATGCTAAATGGTCCTTCTCTCTTGTCCACAGAGCTTTTCCAATCATTTAAATACTTTACAAATTCATTGTTTAAAAACTCAAAACGAGGATCATCACAATTTGTGTACGGTAGAAGATCTGGCTTATTTACAGAATGAGCTTCAGATAGTGATCTGGTGTTCATACAGTCGAAAAAACGatccattaataaaataaactttgctGTTTCTTGACTGTCTTTTGAACCATATGCTTGCATGACTGAACCTACAGTTTTGCTGAGAACCTGTGCTGCAAGTTGTACATTCATAATTGAATGTGATGTCAGATTTATGTGATCTGATGTTAAATGTGTTCTAAAGAGGTCTGATGTTATATCTCTATTGTACAAGTCAACAATATGACTCCAGACAATGTGATTTCCATTGTTCCATAGCAGTCTAGATTTGCCATAACCtgatttaaaaatgttatttcgaACTGTTTTAAGTAAGTGTGGAACAtctgaaagaaaataaataaatctgtctGTCGCACAATGATTTATGGTTTTAAAGCAAATAGTGCTATCAATTTGAGAATCATGTAACTGATGGAGTTTGACATTGGCAGAAGCTTTGTCACATGTTGAAGCAATCACTTTGAGCCCACAATGATTTTCTAAATTTTGAACAGCTCTCCAAAAGTTAGTATAAAGATCCAAGGGTGTTGCAGATTGTGTCCCGAAATATCCTAAActcatttttaaatttgtattaattcctacaataaaaaatacaagtacATGGGTAGCAAGTTGGTATGATGAGCTTTCTTTTACATTGTCACTATTAACAAACCCAACAACTTCCCCACTTCGCTGATCATACACAAGATCACTTTTTATAGCCATCTCATCATGAAGTAAAATTACAAAGCGCTCATGTTCATCAAAATCCTTAGTTGCTTGTTTAATTGCATCTATTACTTCACAATTGAATCCAGTTTTAGGATGAATGGCATTTGTATAGTCTCGAATGGTTGCTTCACCTGGAAGTTTTAGTACACCAGTTTTTCTCAATGTTTGGTAAGCTGTTGGGCTCCTACTATGTAATAAAATTGCCAGTCTTAACATAGTCGGATGCCAACGCATCCCAAATGATTTAGagtcaaatgcttttttttgttcttcccaAAACAATTGAGACAACGGATCTGTGATGGCAGCATTTTCTATTACTTTTCGAATGCCTAAGTGTACATCCTCTCTAAgttcaatataattttttttgaggACTGcattaaagctttgtatttttttggtcaaaattttattttcttgtctgctatttttaagtctatcttttaattttaaagggCATGTTGAGTTCATGGAACAATTCAACTTTAATGGAGTTTTCTTGCTCATCTCAGCTCTATTCCACTTTTTCTGTAGTAAACGTTCAGAATCTTTGCAATGTGTGCATATGCCATCAGAAAGAAGCAAACAATGCCGAGATCGGATAATTGAAAAATGATAAAAGTTATTTGTTCCGAAATCTGTCTTGTTTAAAATATGTCTGAAATAggtttgatcttttttttctggaaGACTAGCTAATGCTTGCAAATGTTTTTGCCTTATACCAGGACAaatggatttcgataaaataatatcaagataacttttaatttttactcCCTCATAACTTTGTGATAGATTTGGTGCTGGAATACCAACAATATGAATATCTGTCATAaaatcaagtttaaaaaatactttatattttaaatgagaTGTATCAGTCTCAAAAAGTCCAAATACAACGGCGTTTTCGGAATTCTCAATGAGGCACCAAGGAAGATTAATGAGGGCTGCATCTGCTTTTACTTCCTTAAAAGAGTAATACGCAACTTTCTGAGCCAAGGCAGGCGACGAACGTTCCACCTACAATATCATAATATATCTTAAATTCAATTATAAAATGCAGCATAAACAAATTCAAATCAccatttttattattgtataaaAGTGATAAGGTCACTATAGTTGATGTTTATTAAGAGTTAATACCTAGGTACAACAAATGAGATTTTATAATTAATCTCCTCTGCTGCCACACAAACGTAACGTAACAATACAACACATAAACAAATTCACAACATTCACAAATGTATTcgataaatatttattacatataattatattattcaaatttttaaatatatcaacATAATAACATTTTACATAGACGTTTACTGATACACAAGTGTACTTCCCctcaaacaatggaaaggtcaaACTAATGTATTCCCATTCCCCATTCTAATgacttattatataataaacataTCAATGACTATATTAACACATAGATATAcataggacttttttttttttttttttttgaagacacCTAAATTGTCAGTACAAAGACTTTAACATAtctgaataataatgaataagaTTGATACTTGTCAAATGAATCCCAATAAAACTTTGTGACAAcagaataatgcactgtagagtacctcagaatatgcattttttaggcTTTCAATACTGGAAATAGCGCCTGGCGGGGGGGCTTTGCCCCACGCTAGGGGAACTCACAGCGCTACCCAGACCCCATTACTAtaaagggcggggagtctacaaaatttccactaactccaggaataACTCATTCTAGGGTAAAATAAACGTCTTCTGAAAGAATGTTAGAAGagttagaatgtaataaagattaattaaatatacacacacacacacatgtatatatatatgtatgtgtatatatatatatatgtatgtgtatatatatatatatatatatatatatatat is part of the Biomphalaria glabrata chromosome 2, xgBioGlab47.1, whole genome shotgun sequence genome and harbors:
- the LOC129921592 gene encoding uncharacterized protein LOC129921592, whose translation is MGGANCAIVGCTATRSSCKGLSFFKLPKMDKTPEKDQWRSQLISCINRSDKGFNPNRATICSIHFKQTCIKTGTTGKKFLIPGSLPTELMPTVETHKQIHRNPPVERSSPALAQKVAYYSFKEVKADAALINLPWCLIENSENAVVFGLFETDTSHLKYKVFFKLDFMTDIHIVGIPAPNLSQSYEGVKIKSYLDIILSKSICPGIRQKHLQALASLPEKKDQTYFRHILNKTDFGTNNFYHFSIIRSRHCLLLSDGICTHCKDSERLLQKKWNRAEMSKKTPLKLNCSMNSTCPLKLKDRLKNSRQENKILTKKIQSFNAVLKKNYIELREDVHLGIRKVIENAAITDPLSQLFWEEQKKAFDSKSFGMRWHPTMLRLAILLHSRSPTAYQTLRKTGVLKLPGEATIRDYTNAIHPKTGFNCEVIDAIKQATKDFDEHERFVILLHDEMAIKSDLVYDQRSGEVVGFVNSDNVKESSSYQLATHVLVFFIVGINTNLKMSLGYFGTQSATPLDLYTNFWRAVQNLENHCGLKVIASTCDKASANVKLHQLHDSQIDSTICFKTINHCATDRFIYFLSDVPHLLKTVRNNIFKSGYGKSRLLWNNGNHIVWSHIVDLYNRDITSDLFRTHLTSDHINLTSHSIMNVQLAAQVLSKTVGSVMQAYGSKDSQETAKFILLMDRFFDCMNTRSLSEAHSVNKPDLLPYTNCDDPRFEFLNNEFVKYLNDWKSSVDKREGPFSISQRNKMFLSHQSYKGLVMTVNAFTEATRYLLQNGVKYVLSNRFCQDPLEEHFGRHRCLGHTNENPNLWSFGYQENKLRLQRNLTLAFQPRGNVQSHHI